DNA from Quercus lobata isolate SW786 chromosome 1, ValleyOak3.0 Primary Assembly, whole genome shotgun sequence:
TTTCTGTTTTACCAGATTAACAGGTGGAAAGGTTGTCCGAACTGGGTTTTCAGAGGTAGTTTGGTATCTAGTGATCAGAAGGTAGTTTGAGAAGTAGAAGATTTTGGTAGAAAATATCATCTGGGATCGTTGTGATTCCCTGTTtatttggggggagggggggtttGTTTTGGgaaatgatgatgatgttcgATGATATGGGACTTTGTTGTGATATGGATTTCATATCTGCCCCTCTTGGGGAAGGAGATATGGCTGCCCCGCCACCTGAACCAGAAGCCACAGGGGAGGATGATTATACTGATGAAGAGATAGATGTAGATGAGCTTGAGAGGAGGATGTGGAGGGACAAGATGCGTCTCAAAAGGCTCAAAGAGCAGAGTAAGGGTAAGGAAGGGATTGATTTAGTGAAGCAGCGACAGTCCCAGGAACAGGCAAGGAGGAAGAAGATGTCAAGGGCACAAGATGGGATCTTGAAGTACATGTTGAAGATGATGGAAGTGTGTAAAGCCCAAGGGTTTGTTTATGGTATTATTCCAGAGAAGGGAAAACCTGTGACTGGGGCATCTGACAATCTTCGTGAGTGGTGGAAGGATAAAGTCCGGTTTGATCGTAACGGCCCAGCTGCCATAGCCAAGTACCAAGCAGATAATGCCATCCCAGGCAAGAATGACGGCTGTAATTCAATTGGTCCAACACCACACACCTTGCAGGAGCTTCAGGATACCACCCTTGGTTCTCTGTTGTCAGCACTCATGCAACACTGTGACCCCCCTCAGAGGCGTTTTCCACTAGAGAAAGGTGTTCCCCCACCATGGTGGCCCACTGGAAATGAGGAATGGTGGCCCCAGCTTGGTCTGCCTAAGGATCAAGGCCCTCCTCCTTACAAGAAGCCTCATGACTTGAAGAAGGCATGGAAGGTGGGTGTCCTCACTGCAGTTATCAAGCACATGTCCCCTGATATTGCCAAGATTCGCAAGCTTGTAAGGCAGTCTAAATGCTTGCAGGACAAGATGACAGCCAAGGAAAGTGCCACCTGGCTTGCCATAATAAACCAGGAGGAAGCCTTGGCTCGAGATCTTTACCCTGATTCATGCCCCCCATTGTCCTCTGCTGGGGGGAGCGGGTCTTTGGTCATCAATGATTGCAGTGAGTATGATGTTGAAGGGGCTGATGATGAACCAAACTTTGATGTTCAAGAGCGCAAACCTGAGAATCTTAATTTATCCTCTATGGGGATGAGGGAAAGGCTGTCAGTTCGACAAACACCATATCCTATCAAGGGAGAAATTGTTAccaatttggattttattcagAAGAGGAAGCCATCCAGTGATTTAAACATGATGATGGATCAGAGGATCTATACATGTGAGTTCCTTCAGTGTCCTTACAGTGAAGTCCGCCTTGGCTTTAACGACAGGACTTCCAGGGACAATCATCAATTGACTTGTCCATATAGAAGTACTTCAGAGTTTGGAGGGTCAAATTTTCATGTTAATGAGGTTAAGCCAGTTATCTTCCCTCAGTCCTTTGCTCAAGCCAAGCCAGCTGCTCCATCAGTAAACTCAGCCCAGTCTGCCTTTGATTCATCAGGACTTGGAGTTCCTGAAGATGGGCAGAAAATGATCAGCGAGCTTATGTCAATCTATGACACCAACATTCAAGGCAATAAGAATGTTACTACCAGTAACAGTTCAGTCACAGAGAATCAGAGTCTTCCCCAGCTGAAAATTCAACCACAACAGGAGAGTTACTTTCATGGTCAAGGGGTTGTGATGGAAGGAAACTTCTTTGAAGAATCCAACATCCACAATAATCATCAGATGTTCCCGCGTGAGGAAAATCAGTTTGACCGTTTTAAGGCATTGAATACCCCGTTCGAGACCAACCATAACAGCAATAATTTCCAAATGATGTATGGCTCTCCATTTGATTTGGCTCCCTTCGACTACAAAGAGGAACAACAAGGAGTAGCAATGGATACACTGACGAAACAGCAGGATATTCCAATTTGGTACCAGTGAAAATGTCAATTAGATTCGGCCTTCTCTGGTTCAAGTCTTCAAATGCAATGCAAGTCCTTTGAGATGAAATAGAAAAACCTTCCTTAAGCTGAAAAacagttgttgttgttgttgtagtagtATTTGCCTTCAAAATGTAGCAATGTAAGTCTAGAATTTTTAAGATTAGTAGAGGCCTTAAAATGGCCTAATAAAGAATTAGAGTCCCTGTTGTTAATTACTACATGTATGGCTGTCATATAAATAAGTTAGGTGTAATTTTCCTTTatgtttttcttcttgatttcaaTTTTAACCAACAATCATGTCCTGTAATTGGCACATTGTATTGGGATATAGCTTGTGTTTGAATGTGAtgtatgtttttgttttcattatctAGATCTCCAACCATATGTGTGTAGAGATTGTGGTGAAGAGTGTGGAGTTGGAACAGTAAGATGCCAAGTTGAATGAATGAGAAACGTCTTTATCAAGAAGTTTGTGTGGTGTGGTCTGTTCAAGGATGGCAACTAGAAGAAGGAACTATTTAGGCGTCTGTGGAATAATCTTATGATATATTCTCATCCAGCTGTCAACACTCTTTGGCTCTTTGAAAAGATGAAAAGACACTTcactttcatttcatttttttcatagcCCCCATGACCGGGAAGCATGGAAATACTTAAATCCCATACTAAGAATACGACTTTCTCTGCCCCCActttatcaaataataataaaaaaatcatgataataaaggaaaagagtCAAATCTTTTGAGTGGAAAGCTGAAAGCATCTTGTTTCCTTACTTTTCTCTATCGGGATCTTAATATTTTACTGTTTCGTGgctaaataattttgtaatcaagaaaaaaaaaaaaaaaaaatttaactgaTGAAGTGATGTAACaacattgaaatatttttttttataaaaaaaggaaaaaaaattgagtttattttatttcacaattttttatatttttttattaaacaactattaaaatttttgtgggttctaattaactcaattgataaagtttctTATGGTTGAATAATTGCCaatgaataattattaaataagagatttggtcaaatgatgataaaaaaaaacaattatttaagaACAAATGTCATATGTTGAAactatatctataaaaaaatatcaaaattttcctaattattaaataagagatctggtcatatgatgataaaaaacaataatttatgttaaaactatctctaaaaaaatagagtatcaaaattttcctaaagtGGTCTCCTAACAAATGTCCTAAGGACATTAACAtgacccattgatcaatttaattggttttttgatttaattaagAAGAAATATTACAGGTACTTGTTGCACACATTTTTACAGACACACGTCAAGTAAATATTGTGATTTTAAGTTATGTTTTCAATGCAGTTTTTACATGTGGGTAAATATGTGTGCAATTAGGTGTGTTGTAACTagtattttcctaaaaaaaataatcatgaaTTTGGACAAATATTTCTATCATATATTCATGTCTaactttttataatattattattttcctgctgaatattattattattaggctGATTTGTAGTCGTACTCAACTTTTTATTCGTCTAAGCAAAAGCTTTGCTTATCACTGAATCATTCCAAATCTGACAAATCTAATACCATAACAGCTTgcttacaacttttttttattttttttattctagcACCTTAAAGGAATATTTATGAAATAATGTACCAACTAATATCAATTTCACACAATAGACAAAGTAAGCTGTCTAGTTCATTAACTGAATGTTAAATTAGTCCTAAAACAATAATATGGTATATATACAATGATTCTGATTACGAAGATCTTAAACAGTTAAAACTGAGATGCTAGAAGattgaatatataaaaagtgaTTATTATATTACACAAATCCTAATTGGAGGTTAAggataatcaaagataatgagGAAACGTATTGTTAATGGTGGCGGCTACATTTTCTTCCTTGTAATCAGTCTTAAAAACAAACGTACATCTATCTTTTGGGCATTTATGGCCGTTTCTCTTGGTCTTCTTATCCATGGttattttgttactattttatgAAGGGTGGCTAATGTGTAAATTGTACCTtttaaatttaggttttttttatttttttttattttatttatttagttttaaaaaattggattttaggtttttatttataatgttaCATAGTTTATTGGCATCTCTTGATCTTTCAATATTCAAGTTTCAAGTCTTTCTCACCTATAACTatggaagtaaaaaaaaaaaaaatggtagaagTTATgttgcattttatattttattattccCTTCAAGAAGTGACCATTAAATTCCACATAAACTTGTCTTCTATGTTAGAAGTCCAATCAATCAAACCATTCAGCAAAAACTAAAAGTCCAATCAAATTATGTTATGTCAATTTGAGCCCCAATTAAATAGCCtacaaaacttttaaaaattgcaACGTTTCActaaaatccaaatatttttctttccacCATTTTCTTACGGTCCAAATATATCAATCTGCAAAACTTTGGTCATCAACAACCATAAACACAATCGATACTCGATAGTCCCCAcacaaaaattatcaaaaaagcaaaaataaattcaaactaAGAAAGATACAGtaatacaccaaaaaaaaatcaaactaagAAACAGAAATTTTAAAGCAATTAATTAGCATtgattgcttaaaaaaaaaaaaaaaaagctcaccTCCCTCTGTGTCCTTAACCCCAACCCAACCCTCAGACCGCACTCACTTCACCTACACCAACActttttcacaaaacaaaaacccatcccaTCCTATTCCCTAATTATcgagttaaataaaataagagtcttaaaaatatctttattttttaaaaaaaatttgatgttaAAAAAAGGCATAACCCAggacataataataaatataagaaCAAAAGAAACATGATCCATAGAACATTTACATcagttcaaacaaaaattttgtatattttaaaataagaatctacttaaaaaaaaaaaattacatactcactttttaaaacactaacatatcaaattatatattttacactatatttcattaaaatatagatttttatttatttattaattattttttttcttcacacacaatGACAGTGACACAACAAATCAACAATCATAATTCATCATCGAgatatgtaaaaaataaataaaaaattaaatgtaaaatgaatagtgtcattgtaaatttatacaattatcaTAGCAACCATGTATTTTGGTGATAAACAATGGGTTAAAATATTGGCCAAGTTCCTCTTCatcttttgataattttggtGGCATGGGATTAAGTagtgggttgtggtggtggtcCTGGTGGAGGAGAAAAAGATTGGACATTGGAGAGAGAAATATAGAAGAGAGACTAAAGGAAAGTAGGAAAAgatgaaaataatttataaagcGAATTATATGGATTAAGAAGAATAGTACAATACTAGTTTACTACGTGTTTATGTGGCATTTAACTACTAACTCATTAAGAAGAATGGTTAGAAAGACGAGATTCAGAAGACAAAAATGTGGTAATCCCACTAAGTAAGGAGtagtatgtgtatatatatttacacattgTAATATATGTGGTAATCCCGTTTTGAAAGTGGAATAATGAAGAAGAGTGTTTCTTAAATATCCACTTAAGCAAAAAGTAATTCACTTGAATGATCAATGATCACTTGAGGGAATTAAATTACGGgcaaaagagaaatgaaatttctatctaaggtttttttttttttttttcatatatattgaaTAGTTGCCTGAGGAAAAGGCAATTCGCCCAAGCGAGATTGTGAAcagaattcaagaaaaaaaaaattaggaccACAATCAATTTCACacccattttcacaatatatttgatataatTGATTGTAAGTTGTGAAATGGATAATTATGTGTCTTGTGACCGTTTGTCACTAGAATAActcattttagaattttgttaaaaaaaaaagtacctaaGTGAGAgttaattgtttttaatgtcTAGTAACCGTTTTAATAGAGTTTTAAATGTTGTGTCTATTCAATGTTCCTTTTTATTGGTGTCTCTTCATTCATTGATTATTTATACGATCACATTCAGATTCCTTAAGAATTACTATCCATAGAATTCGAACTAGATTTTATCCTGAAAATGAATTGATTGTAACTCTTTAGTAAATGGTTTGAATGGAGACATAAATtgtctttgaaaaaaaaaaccattgtgtctctaaagtctaaacagaCTTTattctattcttcttcttccattgtTCTCTCTAATTtcccaacaatatatatatatatatatatatacacacatacatgtatatacatacacatacatgaTATTCCAATctagagattttataatttattcatatattctttattattgtaagtaaaaaaaaaaaagtaaactcaTAATAGGCTCGTTTTAAGAAGACTTTAGCTTTGTATTAGATCTAGAAACATGTGGGCATGTCTTTGATTATAAAAGTGGCAATCATTTCGTGGAAGACTAGCTCCAAATAAGTTATATATTTGGCTGACTTTGCAGCATGTGTTTAAATTAGGAGTGGATGATCTGGTTGTCACTTTGTGACCTTTGctcaatatattttataatgttttttggCTCATAATTCATGACCCGATTAAGCCTCCCACCTAACAGTGCAAGACTGTGACCTTGCTGAcgatttattttaatactatatattttatatatggtattttataagaaataattaGTATGcaggaataataataaattgggTTTTATTCCATTTgcttattgcaaaaaaaaaaaaaatttattccttttTAAGCATCATTCACTTGTTCAAACAACTTCCTAGAAACTGACCAATAATTATTCCCAACCCACATAAtaactcaataaataaataaatatctcaaaaccctttctctctctcacattaatactgtagaatttattttttaataaaatataacatttctAATTATTgattgtaatattttaattaaaaaaatattaacaaatataAGCTTCCTTCATCAACTTCTATTCTATATGGCgtcaaagttgataaaaataaaaaccattttctgattttttttttttttttttgagacaaacGATAGAAATTTTCTGATGTATTTTAATTGTATGTATTTTGATACGCTGACAGTGAACTTGAATCAAcatgaaacctttttttttttttttttctctggtgGGTGCTTAGTAAAAGGGAAATTTATATTATTGAAGgcccaaaacaatataaaaGTTCAATGGACCTTTTTACAGCCTCAGGGAAAGCCTGCGGAAGTAAGAGCCCACTGTACTTACACCTAAGAGCCCATTTATCATCAACCTTAAAGAAAAAAGGATCTAATATTTGTGCTACATCCATCAAAACATGAGATACCACCTTCATGCGAACACTTTTTggaaacaattttattatttttaaaatttttgttaaaaacttttGTTCGAAATGTATTAAAGTATacttatactttaaaaatatgagaaaaggtaagaaaaaaaatgaggctttaaatcaatacataaaaactaaaaagcaaaTAAGCTAGTCTCAAACACACTGTAAAATGTTTTTAGTGGAGTTGCTCATCTTGATCATGCCCCTCAATATAATCCCTTCAACGACCATTGCGGCATTGCCTCTGCTACATACGGGAAGACTATTATTACgtttgagaaaaattcatttttaatattataatttagggGGTAACaaattagttcctaattcctaTAGTTTTATAAGTAGTAAGTTAAATAATGAGATTTCAAAAAGTAATAAACCCATTTAAGTGGAAGATTATGATTTGGGTTTAATATGTGTCgagtatttaatttatttatatttttaaatcttataatttaatttttttattgttgtaagTTAGAAAGATTAATTTGTTACactctaaattaattttttccaatATGTTTTTCACCTAAGCTTTACAACCCTTGGTGTCTTGCCAATAGTGCTAAGTGTACGCTACTCTGAAATCAAGTTGCTTGTTTGTGCTTTCTTGGTGACGTGGTCATCTTTGGGTTTCTTTTGTATGAAAGGAAAATCTAttcattgttaaaaaaaataattgatattcctaaataataataaaaaattttattctttgtcCACTAAGAAATATAGTTGGagttttatatgtttagatAGAGTAGCAAAGAGTTTGTTAGTTTTGGCTTAAGAGTCCTCCCATATGTGGAGATGAAATCAAtagaggttaaaaaaaaaaaaagattttttacttAGGAGGtaatataaagagagagacaatAGGTTTCGGGTTTTCTTTGAGGATGATGTGAAGTGTAGAAATTGAGTAGAATTTCTGAATATTGGATATTAAATTTAGCGAAGCGAGAAAATAAAGAATctttagagagagaggaagagagagagagagagtgtgtgtgagtTTTTCATTTAGTCAAGAGACATGCAAGAAGGAAAGTTTTGAGAATTTATCTAGGagtctattttttttgggtgatgcGACCATAGAGAGTTGAAATTCTTCCTTTAAGTGAAAGAACATAGATGTAACTTTCTATTATAACACCTTCAACCTCGAGTAATTCTAGGACCACACATTTTACCACACCAtttttcacaaatattttatgtGAAAGATTGTAACTGGCTGCTTGTCATTTTCACATGAACtcaccacctttttttttcctactactCAATACttacaacaaaagaaatttttcttcaacCTCTTATGCATTCTATTTCTATTACACTAAAGCTTGTATTATCATGTATTTCAGCATTTCAATACAATGGCTAACTGTCAAATTTTTCAGTACCCCATGCCAATTTTGTCCCTTCTGTTGGCACTAATGGGATAGGACATTTTCTAATTGCCTCAGCTGTCTCATGCTTAAAAATCTCACTTACTGATATTTCGAATATAGTACTACAGTGCTACTGACTTATCTTTAGCAACTAGCACTAATGAGATATGAATCTTTCTAATTGCCTCAATGGTTTCCTCTTCGAATAATTCAAATGCTCCCACTTGCCTATTAGATTTCCTCAAGCCTGCGACAGACCATTCTTTGAGCTCTAGCTTCTCTGAACTTGCTCTTGGCCTAAGCTCTCCACCTGTGGAATCTATATGATATGGCTTATATTCTAAATGTAAATGTCTTGACCATCGCCCACAGCAAAACATATTCGCATGCATATCCCTGTTACTTACTACACCTTGTGAGAACCCTTAATTTAGAGTTTAAACATTCACTAAAATTTTAAGGTCCAACAGAATATGTTATCATCAGTAATAATGACGATGGTGACAATATGATATCATCAGTATTGGTGGAGGTGGTGGTAGTAACACAATGAAATGAAATGCCAATAAAgctacaaaattttcaacctCTTAAAGTTACTTCCAAGTGTTTATTTAAGTTATACAGGATGCACTTTTTTTTTGCCAAGTAATTAATGAATGCACAATAATAGTAATAGAGAACGTCAATGATGGAGATTGTGATTGGGTGCAACACCCCACCCGGTGCAATTACCCCATTTTCgcacacaatttttttcttttttttggtactactctcacttttaaacttttatatattttttttaataatttttttatttaatgattgagattaaaagtttcttttttcAACTCTTAATCTTAACTATTAATAGCTATTGTTTCAAGTAGGTATTACACCTTATCTCAATCCCTACGAAGGAGAGTATCTATAGTCAAAAGTAGCTTAATCCTAACTTTCATTAAATTACCGGGAAGGAAAATAGAagagttataaattttttttacaaaatattgatgtgatGAGTAATTATTAATAAGTGAAAAAATGATGTCAGTTAATGGTGAGTCTAAAtaagaactaataaaaatatgtcataataatagtttgtaaaaatattgtaaaatggtttacggttataatattattaagtgaataattattggtaagtgaaaaattaatatcaataatAGTGAGTccaaatgaaaactaataaaattttattttagtaataatttataaaagtaTGGTAAAATATAGTTTGCTGTTATAATCTTTACTAGGCCAAGATGGTCTTTCCATCTTCCTGTCCTGTCAACTTCATCCCGTGTCCACTGTGGCACCCACCACGATTGCGTTACCCTTCAGGCGAGGGTGGGGAGCAGGAGTTGATTTGCtaaactattgatctttaatcatTTTGTAATcttcgaaaaaaaaaaggtacctctcttttgtttttttgcttttggttaGAAATGGATAAAGGCATCTCATATTATTCTCTTCAACATGACTCATCTGACTCTAACCGATAAACTATGAAGAAGAGCACGATTATATCCAACACATAATAAGCTAATTATTAGTAATCTTGAAACTCGTAAGAATTTTAAACTAAGCATAggcaactctttttttttttttgatgagaaacCTCCCTTCTCAGGGAGGGAAAGCATAGGCAACTCTAATACccaatatacttttttttttttttactttttattttttttattacttctctTTTATATAGAGAGcaataataaaagttaattgtattcttgtataataataaaaaataattatcatgtaATGAATgtcataaattcaaatttttacatgacagataaaaataaattttttttttcaatttttttgttgaatattgcAAAATGAAATTGGATTGGACTGTTCAACCGGAACCATATCCTAAACCGGTATGATAAAAATGGCCAGAATCGATGGATCAACCAATAAAAACCGAAAATTGAGcccttttcagtttttaaaacgATGACCTCAACAAATGTTGATGTGGTATATGTGTATTGGATGCTAGGACGAAGCTATGCTTGAACCaaggggggcaatggccccctcTGGCCTAATGAgaaaagacaaaatataaatatataaagcttggttttgaattttcatgctttatttttgttcaatacTTTCatgtttttacaaaaaatacactttttttattcaaattttcattaaattttgattctttttgtggGTTTCTATTTGGGTTCTAAATGATTTATGAAATTTATCTTAAAACATTAACATAAGATAATTGCAGCTTAAGTGTTTGATGAAGTTCTCCAAAAAAAGCTTGGAATAAAAATGCACACATATATATAcctacatacatacatattatTCTAAAGCTACAATATAATAAACATGGAGCAACAATATAATAAGCTTGAATAAAAAACATAGTTGTCTTTGTCTTAATCTAGAGGTACAAATACGAAGGTTTTGACTATAGCAAATTTTTTAAACATCTGATCTGAGTTGAAGTGTATTTATTGATCGAAATCCTAGCTGCGTTCTTGATTGGATGACCGGAAGCACAGGAGAGAGACCTTAGAGATGTCAGCCTGTCCAGTCTACTCCTCCCCTTAACTAACCCAGGCCCACAGTGCCTAATGCATTGGGAGCGGTGCTCGATGTCTGTGGAAAAATTCATGTACTCCACAGTCCACATCCACACTCTAACTCAACAGTCAAGAGTCCACAACCACAGAAGTGTTCCCCCAAAGTGAAGCTGTATTTAATACCTGCAAAATCCAAataccttaaaataaaataataacagaTCAGctatcttccaaaaaaaaaaaaaaaaaaaacagatcagCTACCATTGCCATTGCCAACTACCGACCATTCCAATCTTAATGCCCATTGCCTCACTCACTCTCACTCGTCACTCTCTCTCATAGAGCTCACTGTTCAGTGCCACTGCCACTGCCCATATAATTTATAGTAAGACATTTATAGTGGCTACACTCTCTAATAACTATTCTCTGCCTCCAATTTCCAACCCCACATTGTTCCTCCCATTTTGCAAAGCTTAATAACTCAGATTTATCAGTACTTTGACTACTTTCTtagctccttttttttttgtttttgtttttgttttatctcAGTGAAAGAGAGCAGCTTTTATTGAGCTTTTTACTCATTATTGATGCTGGTATTGATTATGTATCATTCccttctttcattttccttcaattccttgttgtttttctctttttgaagtTTTTGAGAGTTGGGTTTTTGTGTAATCAAGGAATGCAGGTAATCTGTTTGATAATATTGCTGTGGGTAGTAGTTGCCTCTGGACAATCAGATTTGGCAGCACTGTTGGAGCTAAAGAAGGGCTTTGTAAAAGACCCATCTG
Protein-coding regions in this window:
- the LOC115982548 gene encoding protein ETHYLENE INSENSITIVE 3-like; translation: MMMMFDDMGLCCDMDFISAPLGEGDMAAPPPEPEATGEDDYTDEEIDVDELERRMWRDKMRLKRLKEQSKGKEGIDLVKQRQSQEQARRKKMSRAQDGILKYMLKMMEVCKAQGFVYGIIPEKGKPVTGASDNLREWWKDKVRFDRNGPAAIAKYQADNAIPGKNDGCNSIGPTPHTLQELQDTTLGSLLSALMQHCDPPQRRFPLEKGVPPPWWPTGNEEWWPQLGLPKDQGPPPYKKPHDLKKAWKVGVLTAVIKHMSPDIAKIRKLVRQSKCLQDKMTAKESATWLAIINQEEALARDLYPDSCPPLSSAGGSGSLVINDCSEYDVEGADDEPNFDVQERKPENLNLSSMGMRERLSVRQTPYPIKGEIVTNLDFIQKRKPSSDLNMMMDQRIYTCEFLQCPYSEVRLGFNDRTSRDNHQLTCPYRSTSEFGGSNFHVNEVKPVIFPQSFAQAKPAAPSVNSAQSAFDSSGLGVPEDGQKMISELMSIYDTNIQGNKNVTTSNSSVTENQSLPQLKIQPQQESYFHGQGVVMEGNFFEESNIHNNHQMFPREENQFDRFKALNTPFETNHNSNNFQMMYGSPFDLAPFDYKEEQQGVAMDTLTKQQDIPIWYQ